The following proteins are co-located in the Larus michahellis chromosome 9, bLarMic1.1, whole genome shotgun sequence genome:
- the LOC141748834 gene encoding G-protein coupled receptor 83-like isoform X1, which produces MPRLLLQSYRSQTMAFLEELDHYSSLAKLMSIYQATNRTTFNWTDSRIVEWEKFAELAKYEPESQKPTVKALLIVAYSVIIIMSLFGNVLVCHVVLKNKRMHSATSLFIVNLAVSDLMITLLNTPFTLVRFVNSTWIFGKAMCHISRFVQYCSLHVSTLTLTAIALDRHQVILNPLKQRMSLTKGALSISVIWLMATCFSLPHAIYQKLFQYNYREATIRSLCLPDFPEPAELVWKYLDLSTFLLLYLLPLLIITVTYTRLAKKLWLRNTIGDITTQQYITHHKNKKKSIKMLVLVVVVFAVCWFPLNCYVVLISSLGIKTKNSLYFALHWFAMSSTCYNPFIYCWLNESFRSELKSLLCMCQKVPQTQDNMLPPVVTSCREAWMEQARYRKGPASQTICSTVNIQTANTDL; this is translated from the exons ATGCCTCGCTTGTTGCTTCAGTCATACAGGTCACAGACGATGGCATTTCTTGAGGAGTTGGACCATTACTCTTCCTTGGCCAAACTCATGTCAATCTACCAAGCAACCAACAGGACCACCTTCAACTGGACAGACAGCCGCATTGTTGAGTGGGAGAAATTTGCTGAGCTGGCTAAATACGAGCCGGAATCCCAGAAACCAACAGTGAAAGCTCTCCTAATTGTGGCGTACTCGGTCATTATCATCATGTCTCTCTTCGGGAACGTGCTGGTGTGCCACGTGGTGCTGAAGAACAAGAGGATGCACTCAGCCACCAGCCTTTTCATCGTCAACCTGGCGGTGTCCGACCTTATGATCACGCTGCTCAACACGCCTTTTACCCTG GTTCGGTTTGTGAACAGCACGTGGATCTTTGGAAAGGCCATGTGCCACATCAGCCGCTTTGTGCAGTACTGCTCCCTCCACGTCTCCACGCTGACCTTAACGGCCATCGCCCTGGACAGGCACCAG GTTATCCTGAACCCGCTGAAGCAGAGGATGTCACTAACAAAAGGAGCACTGAGCATCTCTGTTATCTGGCTGATGGCAACCTGTTTCTCCCTACCCCACGCCATCTATCAAAAACTTTTCCAGTATAACTACAG GGAAGCCACCATCCGGAGTTTGTGCCTCCCAGATTTTCCTGAGCCTGCAGAGCTGGTCTGGAAGTATCTGGACCTGTCTACCTTTCTCCTTCTTTACCTTCTGCCTCTGCTGATCATCACTGTCACCTACACGCGCCTGGCCAAGAAGCTGTGGCTCCGCAACACCATCGGCGACATCACCACACAGCAGTATATCACCCACCACAAGAACAAGAAGAAGAGCATCAAgatgctggtgctggtggtggtggtgtttgctgtCTGCTGGTTCCCTCTCAACTGCTACGTGGTGCTCATCTCCAGTCTCGGCATCAAGACGAAGAACTCCCTCTATTTCGCCCTGCACTGGTTCGCCATGAGCAGCACCTGCTACAATCCTTTCATCTACTGCTGGCTCAACGAGAGCTTCCGCTCGGAGCTCAAGTCCTTGCTCTGCATGTGCCAGAAGGTGCCTCAGACTCAGGACAACATGCTGCCGCCCGTGGTTACGTCCTGCCGTGAGGCGTGGATGGAGCAGGCCAGGTACAGGAAGGGACCTGCCTCGCAGACCATTTGCTCCACCGTAAACATCCAGACGGCCAACACGGACCTGTGA
- the LOC141748834 gene encoding G-protein coupled receptor 83-like isoform X2, with the protein MAFLEELDHYSSLAKLMSIYQATNRTTFNWTDSRIVEWEKFAELAKYEPESQKPTVKALLIVAYSVIIIMSLFGNVLVCHVVLKNKRMHSATSLFIVNLAVSDLMITLLNTPFTLVRFVNSTWIFGKAMCHISRFVQYCSLHVSTLTLTAIALDRHQVILNPLKQRMSLTKGALSISVIWLMATCFSLPHAIYQKLFQYNYREATIRSLCLPDFPEPAELVWKYLDLSTFLLLYLLPLLIITVTYTRLAKKLWLRNTIGDITTQQYITHHKNKKKSIKMLVLVVVVFAVCWFPLNCYVVLISSLGIKTKNSLYFALHWFAMSSTCYNPFIYCWLNESFRSELKSLLCMCQKVPQTQDNMLPPVVTSCREAWMEQARYRKGPASQTICSTVNIQTANTDL; encoded by the exons ATGGCATTTCTTGAGGAGTTGGACCATTACTCTTCCTTGGCCAAACTCATGTCAATCTACCAAGCAACCAACAGGACCACCTTCAACTGGACAGACAGCCGCATTGTTGAGTGGGAGAAATTTGCTGAGCTGGCTAAATACGAGCCGGAATCCCAGAAACCAACAGTGAAAGCTCTCCTAATTGTGGCGTACTCGGTCATTATCATCATGTCTCTCTTCGGGAACGTGCTGGTGTGCCACGTGGTGCTGAAGAACAAGAGGATGCACTCAGCCACCAGCCTTTTCATCGTCAACCTGGCGGTGTCCGACCTTATGATCACGCTGCTCAACACGCCTTTTACCCTG GTTCGGTTTGTGAACAGCACGTGGATCTTTGGAAAGGCCATGTGCCACATCAGCCGCTTTGTGCAGTACTGCTCCCTCCACGTCTCCACGCTGACCTTAACGGCCATCGCCCTGGACAGGCACCAG GTTATCCTGAACCCGCTGAAGCAGAGGATGTCACTAACAAAAGGAGCACTGAGCATCTCTGTTATCTGGCTGATGGCAACCTGTTTCTCCCTACCCCACGCCATCTATCAAAAACTTTTCCAGTATAACTACAG GGAAGCCACCATCCGGAGTTTGTGCCTCCCAGATTTTCCTGAGCCTGCAGAGCTGGTCTGGAAGTATCTGGACCTGTCTACCTTTCTCCTTCTTTACCTTCTGCCTCTGCTGATCATCACTGTCACCTACACGCGCCTGGCCAAGAAGCTGTGGCTCCGCAACACCATCGGCGACATCACCACACAGCAGTATATCACCCACCACAAGAACAAGAAGAAGAGCATCAAgatgctggtgctggtggtggtggtgtttgctgtCTGCTGGTTCCCTCTCAACTGCTACGTGGTGCTCATCTCCAGTCTCGGCATCAAGACGAAGAACTCCCTCTATTTCGCCCTGCACTGGTTCGCCATGAGCAGCACCTGCTACAATCCTTTCATCTACTGCTGGCTCAACGAGAGCTTCCGCTCGGAGCTCAAGTCCTTGCTCTGCATGTGCCAGAAGGTGCCTCAGACTCAGGACAACATGCTGCCGCCCGTGGTTACGTCCTGCCGTGAGGCGTGGATGGAGCAGGCCAGGTACAGGAAGGGACCTGCCTCGCAGACCATTTGCTCCACCGTAAACATCCAGACGGCCAACACGGACCTGTGA